TCCGAGGATTCGCTTTATGTGGTGATGCCCATGCGGTTGTGATGCACCCTGAGCGAAATTCGCCTGCGGTTTCAGAAAACGCGTCATTCGAGGCTTTTTCGAATTCCGGCCGGTTTCGATATCTCGCGCGGAAATGATTATTGAACGACTCACGATCAATAACCTACGCAACATCGAGCACGCCGAATTACAGCCATGCAGTCACGTCAATCTGATTTGTGGAGGGAACGCTGCCGGAAAAAGCACCCTTCTTGAGAGTATCGACCTGCTTTCACGGGGTCGAAGTTTCCGCGGTCACCTTTTCAGTGAGTTGGTAACGACGGGTAAGCCGCAACTCACGATCGGCGCGCGCCTGAAGTTATCGAAGCACTCGATTCGTAACGTCGGGGTTGAGAAGTCGCGGTCGGGCACACACGCGCGAATCGGGGGCGAGCCCGCCGAGTCGATCGCGCAGGTGGCAACGCTAATGCCGGTGCAGGCGCTTCATCCCGAAAGCCACCAATTGATTCAGGGGGGTCCATCTCATCGACGCAACTATTTAGACTGGGGAATGTTTCACGTGGAACCTCAGTTTTTACCAGCATGGCGACGCATGCAGCGTACGCTTCAGCAACGCAATGCAGCGTTAAAGAGCGGCGCTAACGTCGCCGCCGTACGCGCATGGAATGTCGAGTTCTGCGAGACGGCAAGCCGCATCGATCAGTTTCGCCGTTCGTACCTCAGTATGTTGGCTCCGGTCGTGGTGAATTACGTAAAGGAATTGCCTGGCGACGCGCATCTTACAATGCGTTACCACAGCGGGTGGCCGAACGATCAGCCCCTTAACGAGTTGCTCGAGAGCGAGTTGGCAGCGGATATGGAGCGTGGTCATACGCAGCGAGGACCGCATCGCGCTGATCTGGAATTGCTGATTA
Above is a genomic segment from Gammaproteobacteria bacterium containing:
- the recF gene encoding DNA replication/repair protein RecF; this encodes MIIERLTINNLRNIEHAELQPCSHVNLICGGNAAGKSTLLESIDLLSRGRSFRGHLFSELVTTGKPQLTIGARLKLSKHSIRNVGVEKSRSGTHARIGGEPAESIAQVATLMPVQALHPESHQLIQGGPSHRRNYLDWGMFHVEPQFLPAWRRMQRTLQQRNAALKSGANVAAVRAWNVEFCETASRIDQFRRSYLSMLAPVVVNYVKELPGDAHLTMRYHSGWPNDQPLNELLESELAADMERGHTQRGPHRADLELLINGRPASGIASRGQQKLIATALKFAQANLLVDKTGNRCVFLVDDLSAELERRYQNFVLQTLIGLGLQIFVTSIVASDLDLNVCPFARLFHVEQGCVRQLV